In Bacillus sp. DX3.1, the following proteins share a genomic window:
- a CDS encoding aldo/keto reductase — protein MKFTSLQDYTTLHNGVKMPWFGLGVFKVEDGTEVIDSVKAAIKNGYRSIDTAAVYKNEDGVGQAIQESGVSREELFITSKVWNSDQGYESTLQAFETTLQKLGLEYLDLYLVHWPVKGKYTETWKALEKLYKDGRVRAIGVSNFQIHHLQDVLEIAEIKPMINQVEYHPRLTQEELHTFCKEHSIQLEAWSPLMQGQLLDHPTLQEIATKYSKSTAQVILRWDLQNGVVTIPKSIKEHRIIENATIFDFELSTEDMKAIQALNENHRVGPDPDNFDF, from the coding sequence ATGAAATTTACAAGCTTGCAAGATTACACAACATTACATAATGGCGTAAAAATGCCTTGGTTTGGTTTAGGTGTTTTTAAAGTCGAAGATGGTACAGAAGTAATTGATTCTGTGAAAGCAGCAATTAAAAATGGATACCGTAGTATTGACACAGCTGCTGTATACAAAAATGAGGATGGCGTTGGACAGGCGATTCAAGAATCTGGTGTCTCTCGCGAAGAACTATTCATTACATCAAAAGTATGGAATAGTGATCAAGGTTATGAATCAACATTACAAGCTTTCGAAACAACTCTTCAAAAACTAGGCTTAGAATATTTAGATCTATACTTAGTACATTGGCCTGTAAAAGGAAAATATACAGAAACATGGAAAGCCTTAGAGAAACTTTATAAAGATGGCCGCGTCCGCGCAATTGGTGTAAGTAATTTCCAAATTCACCATCTACAAGATGTGTTAGAAATTGCTGAAATTAAACCAATGATTAACCAAGTGGAATATCATCCACGCTTAACACAAGAAGAACTTCATACTTTTTGTAAAGAACATAGTATTCAATTAGAAGCTTGGTCACCATTAATGCAAGGTCAACTCCTCGACCACCCAACATTACAAGAAATTGCTACAAAATATAGTAAATCAACAGCACAAGTCATTTTACGCTGGGATCTGCAAAATGGTGTTGTAACAATTCCTAAATCGATTAAAGAGCACCGCATTATTGAAAATGCGACTATCTTTGATTTTGAATTAAGTACGGAAGACATGAAGGCAATTCAAGCATTAAATGAAAACCACCGCGTGGGTCCAGATCCAGATAACTTCGACTTTTAA
- a CDS encoding DUF3981 domain-containing protein, giving the protein MKFLVLAVLTLFLIPWKKRGGALRTVKAGGAEKVVKRKSAPILVIPILFWVGIAIYEYFWLIDDRVDSILTHYAVIIAVLIGVVLFSQEKRGRLEVQLKAVVMLALLVSYGYFGYVHDIVISQKKYDSVVREEKDISEPFTENDQPFTVPPKTAENKMKKVFGDIPKVAYFELGELTPQMVNGEALYVAPIEVSGFFKARKAETIPGYVTMSGTNPDAEAKLHVGYKMKYVPSMFFGNNLERVVRKAEPNLIFKGKPKFEVDDKGKPYYTMTYGEFISGRSGFEVEGVVVVDAQTGEVKRYGKGQAPKFIDGVLNHETASTLNTYFGKFIHGFWNTKFSQSDVKLPTEWGTKEGVTPIFGKDGKLYYFTDFTSPKEGVDSALGYSLVDARTGTLLYYNGKQVKGIMDGSAATEVVDNSFKREKWHGTMPVIYNVYGKPSWIVPVIDDGGLVRAHTVIYASNAKVFATGSTQKEALEKYKSVLTGSGDSFRPTSSGKEAQKEGVVQRVYKEKSGENTIVFVLLENEQKVFMISAKDFPYAMFTEVGDQIQITYLDTGETMSSVSKFTNGNLKK; this is encoded by the coding sequence ATAAAATTTTTAGTCTTAGCCGTTCTTACTTTATTTTTGATTCCATGGAAAAAAAGAGGTGGAGCGCTTCGTACTGTGAAAGCAGGCGGAGCTGAGAAGGTTGTAAAGAGAAAATCAGCACCAATTCTTGTCATTCCCATTTTATTTTGGGTTGGTATCGCAATCTATGAATATTTCTGGTTAATTGATGATCGTGTAGATTCTATTCTTACGCATTATGCAGTCATTATCGCGGTATTAATTGGAGTTGTCCTATTTTCTCAAGAAAAGAGAGGGAGATTGGAAGTTCAATTGAAAGCAGTTGTGATGCTTGCTTTACTTGTATCTTACGGCTATTTTGGCTATGTACATGATATAGTAATCTCGCAAAAGAAATATGATTCTGTTGTAAGAGAAGAAAAGGATATTTCAGAGCCATTTACAGAAAATGATCAACCATTTACGGTCCCGCCCAAAACAGCAGAAAATAAGATGAAAAAAGTATTTGGTGATATTCCGAAAGTGGCGTATTTTGAATTAGGAGAACTCACACCACAAATGGTGAATGGGGAAGCATTATATGTCGCTCCTATTGAAGTCTCTGGCTTTTTTAAAGCGCGCAAGGCAGAAACAATTCCGGGTTATGTGACGATGTCTGGTACAAATCCTGACGCAGAAGCGAAACTGCATGTTGGTTATAAAATGAAATATGTGCCGAGCATGTTTTTTGGTAACAATTTAGAACGTGTTGTTCGAAAAGCAGAACCCAATTTAATCTTTAAAGGGAAACCGAAGTTTGAGGTAGATGATAAAGGAAAGCCATATTATACGATGACGTATGGTGAATTTATTTCAGGTCGCTCAGGCTTTGAAGTAGAAGGCGTTGTTGTCGTTGATGCACAAACAGGTGAAGTGAAAAGATATGGTAAAGGTCAAGCACCGAAATTTATCGATGGTGTATTGAATCACGAAACGGCCTCTACGTTAAACACGTATTTCGGTAAGTTTATACATGGTTTTTGGAATACGAAGTTTTCGCAAAGTGATGTGAAGCTCCCAACGGAATGGGGAACGAAGGAAGGGGTAACGCCAATCTTTGGGAAGGATGGAAAACTGTATTACTTTACGGATTTCACTTCACCAAAAGAAGGTGTGGATTCGGCCTTAGGTTACTCATTAGTGGATGCACGTACAGGAACATTATTGTATTATAATGGGAAGCAAGTAAAAGGAATTATGGATGGTTCCGCTGCGACAGAAGTGGTGGATAATTCATTTAAGAGAGAGAAATGGCATGGAACAATGCCTGTTATTTATAACGTATATGGCAAACCTTCGTGGATTGTTCCTGTTATTGATGATGGAGGCTTAGTACGTGCTCATACGGTTATCTATGCTTCTAATGCAAAGGTATTTGCGACAGGTTCAACTCAAAAAGAAGCGCTTGAGAAATATAAAAGTGTGCTAACTGGAAGTGGTGATTCATTCCGTCCAACTTCGAGTGGAAAAGAAGCACAAAAAGAAGGCGTTGTACAACGTGTTTATAAAGAGAAATCAGGAGAAAACACAATTGTCTTTGTATTATTAGAAAATGAGCAAAAAGTATTTATGATTTCAGCAAAAGATTTCCCTTATGCGATGTTTACAGAAGTGGGAGATCAAATTCAAATTACTTATTTGGATACTGGCGAAACGATGTCGTCTGTATCTAAATTTACAAATGGTAACTTGAAAAAGTAA
- a CDS encoding GRP family sugar transporter has translation MDILLALLPAIAWGNILLVSVKMGGGAYSQTVGMTIGALFFASIMYVFTQPALTLTILIVGFVSGLFWALGQVNQLKTVQSMGVSTTVTISTGMQLVATSIFGVIAFHEWTTTTTIIMGTIAILLIVVGVVFTSLDDKENAQPPGQLKKGLLTLIVSTFGYLVYVIIIRWYNIDGWSAILPQAAGMFVGAVVLTSKHKPFNKYAIRNILSGLLWGTGNLFLLLSLPRVGVATSFPLSQTGIVISTFGAIVFLGEKKTKRQLVFIALGSVLIIGGAVLLGMTKS, from the coding sequence ATGGACATTTTATTAGCGCTTCTTCCTGCAATTGCATGGGGTAACATTTTATTAGTAAGTGTGAAAATGGGCGGCGGTGCATATAGCCAGACGGTAGGTATGACAATCGGGGCCTTATTCTTCGCATCAATCATGTATGTATTTACTCAACCAGCTTTAACTTTGACTATCTTAATTGTTGGTTTTGTTTCAGGTTTATTCTGGGCTTTAGGACAAGTAAACCAATTAAAAACAGTACAATCTATGGGTGTTTCGACAACTGTTACAATTTCAACAGGTATGCAACTTGTTGCTACTTCTATCTTTGGAGTTATCGCTTTTCACGAATGGACTACAACAACGACAATCATTATGGGAACGATTGCAATCCTTTTAATCGTAGTTGGAGTTGTCTTCACTTCATTAGATGATAAAGAAAATGCTCAGCCACCAGGACAATTGAAAAAAGGACTTTTAACTTTAATTGTTTCTACTTTCGGGTACCTTGTATATGTAATTATTATTCGCTGGTACAATATTGATGGTTGGTCTGCCATTTTACCACAAGCAGCCGGTATGTTTGTTGGGGCGGTTGTACTGACATCTAAACATAAACCATTTAACAAATATGCAATTCGCAACATTTTATCCGGTCTACTTTGGGGAACAGGAAATTTATTCTTACTTCTTTCTTTACCACGAGTTGGGGTGGCAACAAGCTTCCCGCTATCTCAAACAGGTATTGTCATTTCTACATTCGGGGCGATTGTCTTCCTAGGTGAAAAGAAAACAAAACGCCAGTTGGTATTTATTGCACTAGGTAGTGTCTTAATTATTGGCGGTGCTGTTCTTCTTGGTATGACAAAATCATAA
- a CDS encoding multidrug effflux MFS transporter yields MRSLNEINRDVYKPVKVNRLWMILVLGTLTAIGPLSIDMYLPSLPTLTDDLQTSASLAQLSLTACLLGLSVGQLFVGSISDIYGRRKPLIIALIIYVASSLLCAVAPSIWSLVLLRFLQGASGSAGIVISRAMVRDLYSGSEMTKFFSLLMLVNGAAPILAPIIGGQLLQVTSWRGVFIVLGMISIFMLISSTFVLRETLPPEERETGGLTGTLSTYGKLLKDRLFMGYALSQGLVTAAMFAYISGSPFVLQNIYGASPQEFSLFFAINGIGIIIASQVTGRLAGKVDEKTLFIAGIGIAAVGGISLLLMIVIGAGLIGILCSLFLVVSSVGVVSTTGFSLAMRNQKQAAGTASALLGLLQFISGALVAPLVGIGGSHTALPMGIIIALCEVGAILCYIFMAKRSEKQAVLRENHDIEA; encoded by the coding sequence TTGAGATCGTTGAATGAGATTAATCGCGATGTATATAAGCCTGTAAAAGTAAACAGGTTATGGATGATTCTTGTATTAGGGACGTTAACGGCAATTGGACCATTATCCATTGATATGTATTTACCTTCGTTACCTACATTAACGGACGACTTGCAGACAAGCGCTTCACTTGCTCAGCTTAGTTTAACGGCTTGTTTATTGGGACTTTCAGTTGGACAATTGTTTGTCGGTTCAATTAGTGATATTTATGGAAGACGCAAACCACTTATTATTGCTCTTATCATTTATGTTGCATCTTCTTTACTTTGTGCGGTTGCACCTTCCATTTGGAGTTTAGTCCTCTTGCGTTTCTTGCAAGGAGCTTCAGGATCAGCTGGTATCGTTATTTCACGTGCCATGGTACGTGATCTATACTCAGGTTCAGAGATGACGAAGTTTTTCTCACTATTAATGTTAGTGAATGGTGCGGCACCTATTTTAGCTCCGATTATTGGAGGACAATTGCTGCAAGTCACATCATGGCGCGGTGTGTTTATTGTTCTTGGCATGATAAGTATATTCATGTTGATATCATCTACTTTTGTCTTGCGAGAGACATTGCCACCCGAAGAGAGGGAAACAGGTGGTTTAACAGGAACATTGTCAACGTATGGTAAGCTGCTGAAGGATCGCCTGTTTATGGGTTATGCTTTATCACAAGGTTTAGTAACAGCCGCAATGTTTGCCTATATTTCCGGATCACCATTTGTTTTGCAAAATATATACGGGGCATCTCCCCAAGAATTTAGTCTGTTCTTTGCAATTAATGGCATCGGTATCATTATTGCAAGCCAGGTTACCGGACGCTTAGCAGGGAAAGTGGATGAGAAAACATTATTTATAGCTGGGATTGGTATTGCTGCTGTTGGCGGTATTTCCTTACTCCTTATGATTGTAATAGGGGCAGGACTAATCGGCATTTTATGTTCTTTATTTCTCGTTGTATCGAGTGTGGGAGTTGTATCCACAACCGGATTTTCGTTAGCAATGCGAAATCAAAAACAAGCTGCAGGAACAGCCTCTGCTTTACTCGGCTTGCTTCAGTTTATTTCTGGTGCACTTGTTGCCCCTTTAGTTGGGATTGGAGGTAGCCATACAGCACTGCCTATGGGAATTATTATTGCTCTTTGTGAAGTGGGCGCCATTCTATGCTATATCTTTATGGCAAAACGTAGTGAAAAGCAGGCAGTACTTAGAGAGAATCATGATATAGAGGCATAG
- the pnuC gene encoding nicotinamide riboside transporter PnuC, whose protein sequence is MIRSPIFLVISSIICILVGIYIQSSYIEIFASVMGIINVWLLAREKVWNFLFGIITVASFLYIFITQGLYAMAILAAFQFIFNVYGWYYWVARSGEEDVKPTVCLDTKGWIIYTAFILVAWIGWGYYQIRYLDSTSPYLDALNAVLGLVAQFMLSRKVLENWHLWILYNAVSIVIYISTGLYVMLILAVINLFLCIDGLLEWKSNYEKREHVNRHA, encoded by the coding sequence ATGATCAGAAGTCCAATTTTTTTAGTTATCTCTAGTATTATTTGCATATTGGTAGGTATTTATATTCAGTCAAGTTATATAGAAATTTTTGCATCTGTCATGGGTATAATTAATGTTTGGTTACTAGCTAGAGAAAAGGTATGGAATTTTTTGTTTGGGATAATTACAGTTGCATCATTTCTATATATTTTTATCACACAAGGTTTATATGCGATGGCTATATTAGCAGCCTTTCAGTTCATATTTAACGTGTATGGTTGGTATTATTGGGTTGCACGTAGTGGGGAAGAGGATGTGAAACCGACAGTTTGTTTAGATACGAAAGGGTGGATTATTTATACCGCTTTTATTTTAGTTGCTTGGATTGGTTGGGGATATTATCAAATCCGTTATTTAGACTCAACAAGTCCATATTTAGATGCTTTAAATGCAGTATTAGGGCTCGTTGCTCAATTTATGTTAAGTAGAAAGGTTTTAGAGAATTGGCATTTATGGATCTTATATAACGCAGTAAGTATTGTGATTTATATTTCAACGGGCTTATATGTCATGTTAATTCTTGCAGTAATCAATTTATTCTTATGTATTGATGGTTTATTAGAGTGGAAGTCGAATTATGAAAAAAGAGAGCATGTAAATCGTCACGCATAG
- the proC gene encoding pyrroline-5-carboxylate reductase, whose product MLKKQRILFIGAGRMAEAIFAGLLKTSKEHIQEIIVSNQRNEEKLHQLKQTYGVSITKDWKQHVTAVDTIVLAIPPAAHEQLLAELSPLLTHQFVVTVAAGIGPSYLEEKLPQGTPVAWIMPNTAATIGNSISLYAMGQFVDSEQQETLQLLLKGIGTAQLCTEEEIRKLTAVTGSAPAFLYHFAESLIETTKNYGIDEATAKHLVIQMIAGSAAMLQQEQDPALLREQVTTPGGSTAEGLKVLYEYNFSKIIQQAIEATNKKARGK is encoded by the coding sequence ATGCTGAAGAAACAACGAATTCTATTTATTGGTGCAGGCCGTATGGCAGAAGCTATTTTTGCTGGACTGCTCAAAACAAGTAAAGAACACATCCAAGAAATTATTGTATCCAATCAGCGAAATGAAGAAAAACTCCATCAATTAAAGCAAACATATGGAGTATCGATTACAAAAGATTGGAAACAACATGTTACTGCAGTGGATACAATTGTTCTCGCCATTCCACCAGCTGCACACGAACAGTTATTAGCGGAGTTATCTCCTCTACTGACACATCAGTTTGTCGTAACAGTTGCTGCTGGAATTGGTCCATCGTATTTAGAAGAAAAACTTCCTCAAGGTACACCTGTTGCTTGGATTATGCCAAACACAGCTGCCACAATTGGAAATTCTATTTCTCTATATGCAATGGGACAATTTGTAGATAGCGAGCAGCAAGAAACACTGCAACTGCTATTAAAGGGAATTGGTACGGCACAGCTCTGTACAGAGGAAGAAATTCGCAAGCTCACCGCTGTTACTGGAAGTGCTCCTGCCTTCCTTTACCACTTTGCCGAAAGTTTAATTGAAACAACGAAAAACTACGGGATTGACGAGGCAACCGCAAAGCATCTTGTCATTCAAATGATCGCTGGCTCTGCTGCTATGCTCCAGCAAGAACAAGACCCCGCCCTGCTTCGTGAACAAGTAACAACACCAGGTGGTTCAACTGCAGAAGGTTTAAAAGTTTTATATGAGTATAATTTTTCAAAGATTATTCAACAAGCAATTGAAGCAACAAATAAAAAAGCAAGGGGGAAATAA
- a CDS encoding LPXTG cell wall anchor domain-containing protein, with protein sequence MLKKVSAVTLMSLLAFSPVIAMAAPGETAKETIVQQQEKVPAKQNDIKNTTTVSEPKVEKEQGNVEVKKENPATVAKDEKQEEKTASKEQQQPAPEKKAEPVKNNEKEQKDEPKVESGKEQSKATNPVTQPTNQPPVHPEEKSKDSANEKNEISIADFSGNVTGKATWDAQKNHYVLDVNATVTNNSKEKVSGVYLGVSIPEGLGGDIELEDGSEAMSLPLPDMEPGKTVTKNVKIPVLGNVAGKEVNKDIGLYLLNKGRYESLGKIKGSANLDFSEMNKDLRFEGKAKATTCVPNLKENQFTLDFLLTTQNLTMDELKGFDVEIDVPKDIKLTIPDHYTQGEIPDYLKDGSLQGGTDKGTMNLDIKWNGNTATVPVKAMRAGEGSVLYFQVVGETTKDFKDLYVTLTAKRGDQTITKKLPIEKVEKADCKKKDDENTGGGNNNGDGKGNGNNNPDTNGANQNQVKNPPAPVTPTNISTTPTKVNYTKSLPKTGTSSSDNLLTLLGVVMLAGGAFVYKRSRMADSK encoded by the coding sequence ATGCTTAAGAAAGTAAGTGCTGTGACGCTAATGTCGCTCTTAGCTTTTTCACCTGTCATAGCGATGGCTGCACCTGGAGAAACGGCAAAAGAAACGATAGTTCAGCAGCAAGAAAAGGTACCTGCGAAGCAAAATGACATCAAGAATACAACAACAGTAAGCGAACCAAAAGTAGAGAAAGAACAAGGTAATGTGGAAGTGAAGAAAGAAAATCCTGCAACTGTAGCTAAGGATGAAAAGCAAGAAGAAAAGACGGCTTCAAAAGAACAACAACAGCCTGCTCCAGAAAAGAAAGCAGAACCAGTAAAAAATAATGAAAAAGAACAAAAAGATGAGCCGAAGGTAGAGAGTGGAAAAGAACAATCAAAAGCTACAAATCCTGTAACACAGCCAACAAACCAACCTCCAGTTCATCCTGAGGAAAAATCAAAAGATAGTGCTAACGAAAAAAATGAGATATCTATTGCTGATTTCAGTGGGAATGTTACTGGAAAAGCAACATGGGATGCACAAAAAAATCATTATGTGTTAGATGTGAACGCTACAGTAACGAATAACTCAAAAGAAAAGGTAAGTGGTGTATATCTTGGTGTTTCTATCCCAGAAGGGCTAGGTGGAGACATAGAACTTGAGGATGGTTCTGAAGCTATGTCACTGCCATTGCCAGATATGGAACCGGGAAAAACTGTTACAAAAAATGTAAAAATACCTGTGCTTGGAAATGTAGCTGGAAAAGAAGTAAATAAAGATATCGGACTATATTTACTTAATAAAGGTAGATATGAATCTCTTGGCAAAATTAAAGGAAGTGCGAATCTTGATTTTTCCGAGATGAATAAAGATTTACGTTTTGAAGGGAAGGCAAAAGCTACAACTTGTGTACCGAATTTAAAGGAAAACCAATTTACATTAGATTTCTTATTAACGACTCAAAACTTAACAATGGATGAGTTAAAGGGCTTTGATGTGGAAATTGATGTTCCAAAAGATATTAAATTAACAATTCCAGATCATTATACACAAGGAGAAATTCCGGATTATCTAAAAGATGGTTCTTTGCAAGGTGGAACTGATAAAGGAACAATGAACTTAGATATTAAATGGAATGGAAACACAGCAACAGTTCCAGTTAAAGCAATGAGAGCTGGAGAAGGATCCGTATTATATTTCCAAGTAGTTGGAGAAACTACAAAAGACTTTAAAGATTTATACGTTACGTTAACTGCAAAACGTGGGGATCAAACAATTACAAAAAAATTGCCAATTGAGAAAGTAGAAAAAGCAGATTGTAAGAAGAAAGACGATGAGAATACAGGTGGTGGAAACAACAATGGTGATGGTAAAGGGAACGGAAATAATAATCCTGATACTAACGGAGCGAACCAAAATCAGGTGAAAAATCCACCAGCACCAGTTACACCAACAAACATCAGTACAACGCCTACTAAGGTAAACTATACAAAATCACTTCCGAAAACAGGTACTTCAAGCAGTGATAACCTGTTAACATTGCTTGGCGTTGTGATGCTTGCTGGTGGTGCGTTTGTATATAAGCGTAGTCGTATGGCTGATAGTAAATAA
- the modB gene encoding molybdate ABC transporter permease subunit, producing MAFDTLWSPVFLSLQVAAFATIIVMISGTIIGRVLARSTWRYKVLLETIFLLPMVLPPTVIGFFLIIIFGNNSPVGRWIESLFQQSIMFTSWAAVIASTVVSFPLMYQSAKTGFSIANERIEDGARDLGASEYQVFLHVTLPLALPSLLSGMILSFVRALGEFGATLMFAGNIPGKTQTIPTAIYMAIDASNMPLAWTLVLITVCMSLIFLLCVQLINKRITSS from the coding sequence ATGGCATTTGATACACTTTGGTCGCCTGTTTTTCTTTCCTTACAAGTAGCTGCTTTCGCTACCATTATTGTTATGATTTCCGGCACAATCATTGGACGAGTACTAGCACGCTCAACATGGCGTTATAAAGTGTTATTAGAAACTATTTTCCTATTACCAATGGTGCTCCCACCAACTGTTATTGGTTTCTTTCTCATTATTATTTTTGGAAATAACAGCCCTGTTGGTAGGTGGATTGAATCACTATTTCAACAATCTATTATGTTTACATCATGGGCGGCTGTTATCGCTTCAACGGTTGTTTCGTTCCCACTTATGTATCAATCAGCAAAAACAGGGTTTTCTATCGCAAATGAACGGATTGAAGACGGCGCTCGTGACCTTGGGGCCAGTGAATACCAAGTTTTTTTACATGTCACTTTACCGCTTGCCTTACCTTCACTATTAAGCGGAATGATTTTAAGTTTTGTTCGTGCATTAGGAGAATTCGGAGCGACGCTTATGTTTGCTGGAAACATTCCGGGAAAAACACAAACGATTCCTACAGCCATTTACATGGCAATTGATGCAAGTAATATGCCCCTTGCTTGGACACTCGTTTTAATAACGGTTTGTATGTCACTCATATTCTTACTGTGCGTACAGCTTATTAATAAAAGAATCACTTCTTCCTAA
- the modA gene encoding molybdate ABC transporter substrate-binding protein: MNKFTLRYIGVLVLSFLLVLSAACTNDTKKEKTNSKEEKTVELTISAAASLQDAFKEIEKQYKQKEPNIKLSFNFGSSGALQQQIEQGAPADLFFSAAEDKFQTLVKKGFIDEKEGKNLLGNELVLVVPKESSIKTFQELKEEKVKKLAIGTPESVPAGKYAKASLTHENLWNDLQNKIVPTKDVRQVLTYVETGNVDAGIVYKTDALISEKVKIASTAPANSHEPIRYPLGIIKESKHKKEATSFYEYLQSKDAQSIFKKYGFTILS, encoded by the coding sequence ATGAACAAATTTACATTACGGTACATTGGGGTACTAGTACTCTCTTTCCTTCTTGTTTTAAGTGCAGCTTGTACGAACGATACAAAGAAGGAAAAAACAAATTCTAAAGAAGAAAAAACAGTTGAACTTACGATATCTGCAGCTGCAAGTTTACAAGATGCTTTCAAAGAAATTGAAAAACAATATAAGCAGAAAGAACCAAACATAAAGCTTTCCTTTAACTTTGGTAGTTCAGGTGCACTTCAGCAACAAATTGAACAAGGTGCTCCTGCTGATTTATTCTTCTCTGCGGCAGAAGATAAATTTCAGACACTTGTAAAAAAAGGATTCATTGATGAAAAAGAAGGAAAAAACCTCCTTGGAAATGAGCTTGTTTTAGTTGTTCCAAAAGAAAGTTCTATCAAAACATTTCAAGAATTAAAAGAAGAAAAAGTGAAGAAACTAGCAATTGGTACACCTGAATCTGTTCCAGCTGGGAAATACGCAAAAGCTTCTCTCACACATGAAAATCTTTGGAATGATCTACAAAACAAAATAGTACCTACAAAAGATGTTCGGCAAGTGTTAACATATGTAGAAACAGGAAATGTAGATGCCGGAATTGTATACAAAACAGATGCTCTCATTTCAGAAAAAGTAAAAATTGCAAGTACAGCACCAGCAAATTCTCATGAACCGATTCGCTATCCATTAGGGATTATAAAAGAATCAAAGCATAAGAAAGAGGCGACTTCGTTTTATGAATATTTACAATCAAAAGATGCACAATCTATCTTTAAAAAATATGGATTTACAATCCTTTCCTAA
- a CDS encoding DUF3948 family protein, giving the protein MNNNVTFNKFDYAGLASGAALLTAFVYALAHVLA; this is encoded by the coding sequence ATGAATAACAATGTTACTTTTAACAAATTTGACTATGCAGGACTTGCAAGTGGTGCAGCTCTTCTTACAGCTTTCGTTTATGCACTCGCTCATGTTCTTGCATAA
- a CDS encoding YusW family protein produces the protein MRILLSILLTLMLVPTLTGCTTPKKEDTTSDKKTTEETKEEATQDLKLNFNEFKLDANYQDTKKDYEAEYKNKADEKTLEAKIEDHKANGQLTGDEAIAKLGPLLQKLKFDKDTPDQEVIDQVVDVFQLDKDYQKFDLEVVFSDGTKKEYKREIK, from the coding sequence ATGAGAATTTTACTCTCTATTCTTTTAACACTTATGCTTGTGCCTACACTGACAGGATGTACTACCCCGAAAAAGGAAGATACAACATCTGATAAGAAGACGACTGAAGAAACAAAAGAGGAAGCAACTCAAGATTTAAAGCTTAACTTTAATGAATTTAAATTAGATGCGAACTACCAAGATACAAAGAAAGATTATGAAGCTGAATACAAAAATAAAGCCGATGAAAAGACGCTGGAAGCAAAAATTGAAGATCATAAAGCAAATGGACAACTAACAGGCGACGAAGCTATTGCAAAATTAGGTCCACTTCTACAAAAATTAAAATTCGATAAAGATACACCAGACCAAGAAGTCATTGATCAAGTCGTAGACGTATTCCAGCTCGACAAAGACTACCAAAAATTCGATTTAGAAGTTGTCTTTTCAGATGGAACGAAGAAAGAGTATAAAAGGGAAATTAAATAA
- a CDS encoding NUDIX domain-containing protein, which translates to MYNQTLCFIRRDYDILMLNREKAPLQGLWNGVGGKMEQSEAPTACIVREIEEETGIQVTEQNITYKGTLSWQIDGTLFGGLYLSRINGQ; encoded by the coding sequence ATGTATAACCAAACACTTTGTTTTATAAGAAGAGATTACGACATTTTAATGCTTAATCGCGAAAAAGCACCCTTGCAAGGTTTGTGGAATGGTGTTGGCGGAAAAATGGAACAATCTGAAGCACCTACAGCTTGCATTGTAAGAGAAATAGAAGAAGAAACTGGTATACAAGTAACAGAACAAAACATCACATATAAAGGTACATTATCTTGGCAAATTGACGGCACATTGTTTGGGGGATTATATTTATCCCGCATTAACGGGCAGTAA